In the Chlorobium limicola DSM 245 genome, one interval contains:
- a CDS encoding TonB-dependent receptor, translating to MKKKIRKVFAFCFLALLNGVVSGTVTAAEPKTGVVSRHVVTGRVFDHSDGMSLPGVSVSVKGSRQGAITDQSGYFKIDNIAGNSVVVAVSCLGYASAEYPVSFLSGKASSLAIGLKPELLMGREVVVIGEQLKGQAKALNQQKNSDNITNIIAADQIGKFPDSNMGDALKRIPGISVFGDQGEARFAHIRGTEPRFNSVMINGERIPSAEAEGRSVQLDLVPADMIQTIEVNKTFAPDMDADAIGGSVNLITKVPSGKRVSVTAAGGANLIEGTGGGRYQFAGTYGDRFFDGRLGVVVSASYYDNSFGSDDIEAAWERDEDGKAVLDEFEIRTYEIQRIRRSLSAGLDYRFNENHLLKFTGIYNWREDWENRYRASYKDLLEDKAKIVYQDKAGVDKNARLEDQKMMSFALGGEHDFGRLSIDWQASFAKASEERPNERYIDIIAEEIDDFAVDVSNPRKPLVSVSDAFSGGISDNGKWKRDELTEEYQYSEDIDTNFALNLKYRVSDAVKLKFGGRFRDKSKKRNNEFYEYDPVDGDAFMDSVYGNLTDLDKERFLAGEKYRPGNFVSSDFLGSLDLDSDDFDKEEALEELAENFTAKEQIKAAYAMATWDATEKLRIIGGVRLEHTRNEYDAFFYDDDADTLTPVSGAPKEYYNVLPYIHLLYKLDDRTNIRFAYTHSLARPDYFDLAPYRQLDDDAIYIGNPSLEPTISKNIDVIIERYLGNVGVLSAGLFYKDISDFIVTRKTTDSAYALYQPVNGGDGSVSGIELSAQFQMPFLKGLGLYLNYTYTDSQISNFNIEGRETDDLPLPGSPEHTFNASLSYENGLFTVRFSGNYHSDFIDSEEGSIGVNSWEDRYYDSSFTLDLNGAYRFSKELQLFFEISNLSNQPMRFYQGEKQYVAQEEWYDRKFLVGLKADL from the coding sequence ATGAAGAAAAAAATACGGAAAGTGTTTGCCTTCTGTTTTCTTGCGCTCCTTAATGGAGTCGTTTCCGGAACGGTAACGGCAGCTGAACCGAAAACCGGAGTTGTATCACGACATGTTGTAACCGGCAGGGTTTTTGATCACTCGGACGGAATGTCTCTGCCGGGTGTAAGTGTTTCGGTAAAGGGGAGCCGGCAGGGAGCCATCACTGACCAGTCAGGATATTTCAAGATCGACAATATTGCAGGTAACTCCGTCGTTGTCGCGGTATCCTGTCTTGGCTATGCATCCGCAGAGTATCCTGTTTCTTTTCTGTCAGGCAAAGCATCTTCGCTTGCCATCGGATTGAAGCCGGAACTGCTGATGGGCCGGGAGGTTGTCGTTATCGGTGAACAGCTCAAAGGGCAGGCGAAGGCGCTTAACCAGCAGAAGAACAGCGACAATATCACCAATATTATTGCTGCCGACCAGATCGGCAAATTTCCCGATTCAAATATGGGGGATGCCCTCAAACGCATTCCGGGCATCAGCGTTTTCGGTGATCAGGGTGAAGCCCGCTTTGCTCATATACGCGGAACCGAACCGCGGTTCAACTCGGTGATGATCAACGGCGAACGAATTCCGTCTGCCGAGGCCGAAGGCAGGAGCGTACAGCTTGACCTGGTTCCGGCCGATATGATACAGACGATTGAGGTCAATAAAACGTTTGCTCCGGACATGGATGCAGACGCAATCGGCGGCTCTGTAAACCTTATCACAAAAGTGCCGTCCGGAAAGCGTGTCTCGGTTACGGCCGCAGGTGGAGCCAATCTGATCGAGGGAACGGGCGGGGGACGCTACCAGTTTGCAGGGACGTACGGTGACCGTTTTTTCGACGGCAGGCTTGGCGTGGTGGTGAGTGCTTCATATTATGACAACTCTTTTGGTTCTGACGATATTGAAGCGGCTTGGGAGAGAGATGAAGACGGCAAGGCTGTGCTCGACGAGTTTGAAATCCGTACCTATGAAATTCAGCGGATCCGCAGAAGTCTGTCGGCAGGTCTCGATTACCGGTTCAATGAAAATCATCTTCTGAAATTTACCGGCATATATAATTGGCGTGAAGACTGGGAGAATCGGTATAGGGCAAGCTACAAAGATCTTCTTGAGGATAAGGCGAAAATCGTCTATCAGGACAAGGCTGGCGTCGATAAGAACGCCCGGCTCGAAGATCAGAAAATGATGTCGTTCGCTCTGGGCGGAGAACATGATTTCGGCCGTCTTTCCATCGATTGGCAGGCATCCTTTGCAAAGGCTTCCGAAGAGCGTCCGAATGAGCGATATATCGATATCATTGCGGAGGAAATAGATGATTTTGCCGTCGATGTATCCAACCCCCGAAAGCCGCTCGTTTCCGTTTCAGATGCCTTTAGCGGAGGTATTTCGGATAATGGGAAGTGGAAACGCGACGAATTGACGGAAGAGTACCAGTATAGCGAGGATATCGATACGAATTTCGCCCTGAATCTCAAATACAGGGTATCCGATGCGGTTAAGCTTAAATTCGGCGGCAGGTTTCGTGACAAATCCAAAAAACGCAATAATGAGTTCTATGAATACGATCCTGTCGATGGGGATGCATTCATGGATTCCGTCTATGGCAATCTCACCGATCTTGACAAGGAACGTTTTCTGGCCGGAGAAAAGTACCGGCCCGGCAATTTTGTGAGCAGTGACTTCCTTGGTTCCCTCGATCTTGATTCCGACGATTTCGATAAAGAAGAGGCTCTTGAAGAGCTTGCGGAAAACTTTACGGCGAAAGAGCAGATCAAAGCGGCTTATGCCATGGCAACATGGGACGCCACGGAAAAGCTCCGTATAATCGGCGGCGTCAGGCTGGAGCATACGCGAAACGAGTATGACGCATTCTTTTATGACGACGATGCCGATACGCTGACGCCTGTATCCGGAGCGCCGAAGGAGTATTACAACGTTCTGCCCTATATCCATCTGCTTTACAAGCTCGACGACAGGACAAATATCCGGTTTGCCTATACGCACTCGCTCGCAAGGCCGGATTATTTCGATCTTGCCCCTTACCGCCAACTTGACGATGATGCGATCTATATCGGCAATCCCTCGCTTGAGCCGACGATCTCGAAAAATATCGATGTTATAATCGAAAGGTACCTCGGCAATGTCGGCGTGCTTTCGGCAGGTCTGTTTTACAAGGATATTTCAGATTTCATCGTTACCAGAAAAACGACCGATAGCGCTTATGCTCTCTATCAGCCGGTTAACGGCGGTGACGGCTCGGTCAGCGGCATCGAGCTGTCCGCTCAGTTTCAGATGCCGTTTCTCAAGGGTCTCGGGCTTTACCTGAACTATACGTACACCGATTCCCAGATCAGCAATTTCAACATCGAAGGCAGGGAAACAGATGATTTGCCGCTTCCGGGAAGTCCCGAACATACGTTCAATGCATCGCTTTCTTACGAAAATGGACTATTTACCGTTCGTTTTTCAGGAAACTACCATAGCGATTTCATCGATTCCGAAGAGGGCTCGATCGGGGTGAACAGTTGGGAAGACCGCTATTACGACAGTTCATTCACGCTTGATTTGAATGGGGCCTATCGCTTCAGCAAAGAGTTGCAGCTGTTTTTTGAAATCAGTAATCTCTCCAATCAGCCCATGCGTTTTTACCAGGGAGAGAAACAGTATGTCGCTCAGGAAGAGTGGTACGACCGTAAATTCCTGGTTGGCCTGAAAGCCGATTTATAA
- a CDS encoding phytase, with amino-acid sequence MNRDLPENAVNPVVVSEKVPHDADDPAIWVNHADHDGSMILGTDKHENGAVYVFDLQGRIIANKCVHGLQRPNNIDVEYGLLLNGKPVDIAVVTERMSGKLRVFTLPDMKAVDKGGIPVFTGERDNAPMGVALYKRKHDGAIYAVVSRKQGPVDGTYLWQYRLEDSGNGFVRASLVRKFGIWSGKKEIEAVAVDDRSGFVYYSDEGVGVRKYHADPDMKGGEKELALFATDGFTKDHEGIAVFSTTDGSVVIISDQGAGQLHLFRESGSASDGSKGVRRIGIVKTAAVDTDGIEASSVLSTAGFPAGILVAMSDDRTFQYYSLKDLGILP; translated from the coding sequence ATGAACCGGGATCTGCCCGAAAATGCCGTCAACCCGGTTGTCGTTTCCGAAAAAGTGCCGCATGATGCGGATGATCCCGCTATCTGGGTTAACCATGCCGATCATGACGGGAGCATGATACTCGGGACTGACAAGCATGAGAATGGGGCGGTTTACGTTTTCGATTTACAGGGACGCATTATCGCAAATAAATGCGTTCACGGGCTTCAGCGTCCAAACAATATCGATGTCGAATACGGACTTCTTCTGAACGGTAAGCCGGTCGATATTGCTGTAGTAACAGAACGTATGAGCGGGAAGCTTCGGGTTTTTACCCTGCCGGATATGAAGGCTGTCGATAAGGGGGGGATTCCCGTATTTACCGGTGAACGGGATAATGCGCCAATGGGTGTTGCATTATATAAACGGAAGCATGATGGAGCGATCTATGCAGTTGTAAGCCGCAAACAGGGGCCGGTTGATGGAACGTATCTCTGGCAGTACAGGCTTGAAGATAGCGGAAATGGTTTTGTGCGGGCCTCTCTTGTAAGAAAATTCGGCATATGGAGTGGTAAAAAGGAGATCGAGGCTGTAGCGGTCGATGACCGTTCAGGTTTTGTCTATTATTCCGATGAGGGGGTTGGTGTCAGAAAATATCATGCCGATCCTGATATGAAGGGAGGAGAGAAAGAGCTTGCCCTGTTTGCCACCGATGGTTTTACAAAAGATCATGAAGGTATTGCGGTCTTTTCGACGACAGATGGCAGCGTTGTCATCATTTCAGATCAGGGGGCCGGTCAGCTTCATCTGTTCAGGGAGTCCGGGTCTGCATCAGATGGCAGTAAGGGAGTCCGACGGATAGGGATTGTAAAAACAGCGGCAGTTGACACAGACGGGATCGAGGCCTCTTCGGTACTTTCTACAGCCGGTTTTCCTGCCGGTATTCTTGTGGCTATGTCGGATGACCGTACGTTCCAGTATTATTCGCTCAAAGATCTGGGTATTCTACCCTGA
- a CDS encoding 2-oxoacid:acceptor oxidoreductase subunit alpha, which translates to MSDFSMVFEGAAGQGVQTITRMLLPVLKNCGHHVFACTEFMSRIRGGSNTTEIRVTEKSRQAYVRRIDMLFALSPKAHEHLDRRIDGDTLVFAESEQCAFPSKGNCIATPVKALALEAGSPVFSNTVVVGMVLGLLGIPLEELDALLHDRFHEKGEEIVLKNITAATLGYDWGRNCPEAGNIDLPHCDSDGSPAKLLMDGTSALGIGAIAAGCNFISSYPMSPSTGLLTFLAEKSDAFGVVVDQAEDEIAAINAGLGASYAGARAVVTTSGGGFDLMQEGVSLAGMLELPIVIHIGQRPGPATGLPTRTEQGDFNLVLHAGHGEFARAIFAPGTLEELMHLAQRAFAVAHRFHIPVFLLTDQFLLDAETIVEAAAIQRFPVEEAIVETGEEYLPYRFTEDGLSPRGVPGYGAGLVRADSDEHSEAGFITEDFDVRRRMVEKRLARLGPLSEEALMPTVTGLIDNARTLVVGWGSNRGVIEEALDLFGDPHVAGLHFSQLYPLNPAVASLLGDRKLIVLENNPTGQFAAYLAIETGKNIAGRILKATGEPFSVEEVVEALRKEVGHE; encoded by the coding sequence ATGAGCGATTTTTCGATGGTGTTCGAGGGAGCTGCCGGGCAGGGAGTCCAGACCATCACGAGGATGTTGCTGCCGGTGCTGAAAAACTGCGGTCATCATGTTTTTGCCTGCACAGAGTTCATGTCGCGCATCCGCGGCGGAAGCAACACTACCGAAATCAGGGTGACGGAAAAATCTCGACAGGCCTATGTCCGGCGTATTGATATGCTTTTTGCGCTTTCTCCGAAAGCGCATGAACACCTCGACCGACGGATCGACGGCGATACGCTGGTTTTTGCGGAAAGCGAACAGTGCGCTTTTCCGTCGAAAGGCAACTGCATCGCAACCCCGGTGAAAGCCCTTGCCCTCGAAGCCGGAAGTCCGGTATTCTCGAACACGGTGGTCGTGGGCATGGTACTCGGCCTGCTTGGCATTCCCCTTGAAGAACTTGATGCGCTTCTGCATGATCGGTTTCATGAAAAAGGCGAAGAGATCGTCCTGAAAAACATCACGGCGGCAACACTCGGGTACGATTGGGGAAGGAACTGCCCGGAAGCCGGAAACATCGATCTTCCGCACTGCGACTCAGATGGCTCCCCGGCAAAACTGCTCATGGACGGTACCTCGGCGCTCGGCATCGGCGCTATTGCCGCAGGTTGCAATTTCATCAGCTCCTATCCCATGTCCCCCTCCACTGGGCTGCTGACCTTTCTGGCCGAAAAGTCGGATGCATTCGGCGTTGTGGTCGATCAGGCGGAAGATGAAATAGCCGCCATCAATGCAGGGCTCGGCGCATCCTATGCCGGAGCGCGCGCCGTTGTCACCACTTCAGGCGGCGGGTTCGACCTCATGCAGGAGGGGGTGAGTCTTGCCGGTATGCTGGAACTCCCGATAGTGATCCATATCGGCCAGCGGCCCGGTCCGGCCACGGGCCTGCCGACCCGAACGGAGCAGGGTGATTTCAATCTTGTGCTGCATGCCGGACACGGTGAGTTCGCTCGCGCGATTTTCGCTCCGGGAACGCTGGAAGAGCTGATGCACCTCGCTCAGCGCGCCTTCGCGGTTGCTCATCGTTTTCATATTCCGGTTTTTCTTCTGACCGACCAGTTCCTGCTTGATGCGGAGACAATTGTGGAGGCGGCCGCCATTCAGCGCTTTCCCGTTGAAGAGGCTATCGTCGAAACCGGAGAGGAGTACCTGCCTTATCGGTTTACCGAAGACGGACTCAGTCCGAGAGGCGTTCCCGGATACGGAGCAGGTCTGGTCCGCGCCGATTCCGACGAGCACAGCGAAGCCGGTTTCATTACCGAAGATTTCGATGTGCGTCGGAGAATGGTTGAAAAACGGCTTGCACGGCTTGGTCCACTCAGTGAAGAGGCGCTTATGCCTACGGTTACAGGTCTGATCGACAATGCCCGGACGCTTGTCGTCGGGTGGGGCTCCAACCGCGGGGTGATCGAGGAGGCACTCGACCTGTTTGGAGACCCTCATGTGGCCGGTCTGCATTTTTCGCAGCTCTATCCGCTCAACCCGGCTGTCGCATCGCTGTTGGGAGATCGTAAGCTCATTGTTCTGGAAAACAATCCGACCGGCCAGTTCGCAGCTTATCTCGCCATCGAAACCGGAAAAAACATTGCCGGTCGTATTCTGAAAGCTACCGGAGAGCCATTTTCGGTGGAGGAGGTCGTAGAAGCGTTACGGAAGGAGGTCGGTCATGAGTGA
- a CDS encoding thiamine pyrophosphate-dependent enzyme: MSDTQTRFDMPPHTDVAWCPGCGNHMLLTAVKGALDDLGIDPRQLVMVSGIGQAAKAPQYINANMFNGLHGRALPAALGIRLSNRNLVVVVESGDGDMYGEGGNHFLHAIRRNFDVTMIIHNNMVYGLTKGQASPTSPIGMRTPVQVKGVIPEPFNPLAVAIALDAPFVARAFAGDIAQTRSLIAEAIRFRGCSIVDVFQPCVIFNKLNTYQWFREHTCSMPEDHNPEDRIAAFALAIQHEPLPLGIFYRNGTRALYEDQAGITETPLYRQPPPGEEAFEKLIDAYR; encoded by the coding sequence ATGAGTGACACGCAAACCCGGTTCGACATGCCTCCGCATACCGATGTGGCCTGGTGCCCCGGATGCGGCAACCATATGCTGCTCACGGCGGTCAAAGGAGCCCTCGACGATCTCGGCATCGATCCCCGGCAGCTCGTAATGGTCTCGGGCATCGGGCAGGCAGCCAAGGCGCCGCAGTACATCAATGCCAACATGTTTAACGGTCTGCATGGCAGGGCGCTTCCTGCCGCGCTCGGCATAAGGCTATCGAACCGCAACCTCGTGGTTGTGGTGGAGTCGGGAGACGGCGACATGTACGGAGAGGGGGGCAACCATTTTCTGCACGCCATTCGCCGGAATTTCGATGTCACGATGATCATCCACAACAACATGGTTTACGGTCTCACCAAGGGGCAGGCCTCTCCTACCTCGCCCATCGGGATGCGCACTCCCGTTCAGGTAAAAGGGGTTATACCGGAGCCGTTCAACCCGCTTGCCGTGGCCATCGCTCTCGATGCGCCTTTTGTGGCGAGGGCCTTCGCAGGGGATATTGCGCAGACCCGTTCACTCATCGCTGAAGCCATACGGTTCAGGGGATGCTCCATCGTTGACGTGTTCCAGCCTTGCGTTATCTTCAACAAGCTGAACACTTACCAGTGGTTCAGGGAACATACCTGCAGCATGCCCGAAGATCACAATCCCGAAGACCGCATAGCAGCATTCGCCCTCGCCATACAGCACGAACCGTTGCCGCTCGGTATTTTCTACCGTAACGGAACTCGGGCGCTCTACGAGGATCAGGCCGGCATTACGGAAACTCCGCTTTACAGGCAGCCTCCCCCGGGAGAGGAGGCATTCGAAAAGCTGATCGATGCATACCGGTAA
- a CDS encoding 4a-hydroxytetrahydrobiopterin dehydratase, producing MNELKHMACVPCAEAGSPLAADEIDRLRQELPDWEVVTEEGMVRLRRTFTFPDFGQALAFTNRVGELAEAEGHHPRLVTEWGRVTVEWWTHSAGGLHRNDFIMAARTGGLHEG from the coding sequence ATGAATGAACTGAAACATATGGCTTGCGTACCCTGCGCTGAAGCCGGAAGCCCGCTTGCCGCAGATGAAATTGACAGGTTACGGCAGGAACTTCCTGATTGGGAGGTCGTTACGGAAGAGGGAATGGTGCGGCTGCGGCGAACGTTCACGTTTCCCGATTTCGGGCAGGCACTTGCCTTTACCAATCGTGTGGGAGAGCTTGCCGAAGCCGAAGGACACCACCCGAGGCTTGTGACGGAGTGGGGCAGGGTGACCGTGGAATGGTGGACCCACTCGGCAGGCGGTCTGCACCGCAACGACTTCATCATGGCCGCACGCACAGGCGGCCTGCACGAAGGATGA
- the bchF gene encoding 2-vinyl bacteriochlorophyllide hydratase: protein MPRYTPEQLAKRNASVWTEIQILLAPVQFVIFLTGIGLNALYASNPASIDFFWISVAILFKTLFFVILFITGMFFEKDLFGKWVFSKEFFWEDVGSSVATFFHFLYFVLAWKGYPDGTLVIWATVAYSSYIINAVQYLVRIWLEKSHERKLKLQAEA from the coding sequence ATGCCACGTTACACGCCTGAACAGCTTGCCAAGCGCAACGCATCCGTATGGACCGAGATCCAGATCCTGCTGGCACCGGTACAGTTCGTGATTTTTCTGACCGGCATCGGTCTGAACGCCCTGTATGCGAGTAATCCCGCATCCATCGACTTTTTCTGGATCAGCGTAGCCATTCTCTTCAAGACCCTCTTTTTTGTGATTCTTTTCATCACCGGCATGTTTTTCGAGAAGGATCTTTTCGGCAAGTGGGTCTTTTCAAAAGAGTTCTTCTGGGAAGATGTAGGCAGCTCGGTTGCAACCTTCTTTCATTTCCTCTATTTCGTGCTCGCCTGGAAAGGGTATCCCGATGGCACTCTGGTGATCTGGGCCACCGTAGCCTATTCGAGTTACATCATCAACGCCGTGCAGTATCTGGTAAGGATCTGGCTCGAAAAAAGCCATGAACGGAAGCTGAAACTGCAGGCCGAAGCCTGA
- a CDS encoding L-2-amino-thiazoline-4-carboxylic acid hydrolase gives MQKKNSELIEAAGKKFAQFRELSREQSEAEAWETMLEGFPELQKQRMGPLLALHTLAEGFRAAVPYFKAVGMDMDVVDISNRGMDAVLEIQRFCPYLEVCTEYGFETPCHVICEMDMEASHRAFPEMKGEILCRQAFGCPVCIFKYQRPEKKDAGTGKPAHPET, from the coding sequence ATGCAGAAAAAAAACTCGGAGCTTATCGAAGCTGCCGGAAAGAAGTTCGCACAATTCAGGGAACTCAGCCGGGAACAGAGCGAAGCGGAGGCATGGGAAACCATGCTCGAAGGGTTCCCCGAGCTGCAGAAGCAGCGCATGGGACCGCTACTGGCCTTGCACACTCTTGCCGAAGGGTTCCGGGCAGCCGTACCGTATTTCAAGGCGGTCGGCATGGATATGGATGTGGTGGACATTTCTAACCGGGGCATGGACGCCGTGCTCGAAATCCAGCGATTCTGCCCGTATCTGGAGGTATGTACGGAATACGGATTCGAAACCCCCTGCCATGTGATCTGCGAAATGGATATGGAGGCATCCCACAGGGCGTTTCCCGAAATGAAAGGCGAGATACTCTGCCGTCAGGCGTTCGGCTGCCCGGTCTGCATCTTCAAATACCAACGCCCGGAAAAAAAAGATGCAGGAACAGGCAAACCGGCACATCCTGAAACATGA
- a CDS encoding pyridoxamine 5'-phosphate oxidase family protein, translating to MSEHEQPDVPEIFTKQVVRQLPPEELETRILSFLSSRRLCVLSTCRENVPRSTPILFRTKGFSLYMAGEPGQKLGNIKLNPRVSVAVFDPKSEFSEDILDITGLQITGQARLIGKDESGFMDAFRLFNRPEAWAAHWFGMMIEVVPDRIEMLSMALKSENYAARQIWTRLDL from the coding sequence ATGAGCGAACATGAGCAACCCGATGTACCGGAAATTTTTACGAAGCAAGTCGTCAGGCAGCTTCCGCCTGAAGAGCTTGAAACGCGTATTTTGTCGTTTCTTTCCTCGCGTCGCCTCTGCGTGCTTTCGACCTGCCGGGAAAACGTACCTCGTTCTACGCCCATTCTGTTCCGCACGAAAGGGTTCTCTCTCTACATGGCGGGTGAGCCTGGCCAGAAGCTCGGCAACATCAAACTGAACCCGAGGGTGAGCGTAGCCGTTTTCGACCCGAAATCCGAGTTCTCCGAGGATATACTCGACATAACCGGTTTGCAGATAACCGGTCAAGCGAGGCTTATCGGAAAAGATGAGTCCGGATTTATGGATGCGTTTCGTCTGTTCAACCGTCCCGAAGCATGGGCGGCACACTGGTTCGGTATGATGATCGAGGTTGTCCCCGACAGGATCGAGATGCTCTCGATGGCGCTCAAGAGCGAGAATTACGCGGCCCGGCAGATATGGACACGGCTGGACCTCTGA
- the thpR gene encoding RNA 2',3'-cyclic phosphodiesterase: protein MGRAARRVFIGIPAGKELREQVLEFRKRHDWLRVGWIRPENLHLTVIPPWLIENPESVCTALGDAAHHFSAADVEFTTVSTGPDAAKPRLIWATGKTTPFFSILRDALYARIPLERTDERSFLLHLTIARVMPDEQDAIARMKLRVPVVWSPCLRTISLYESILNPNGAEYRVLYEVPFAMNKQQ from the coding sequence ATGGGAAGAGCCGCAAGAAGGGTGTTCATTGGTATTCCGGCAGGGAAAGAGTTGCGTGAGCAGGTGCTTGAATTCCGTAAACGTCATGACTGGCTGCGTGTTGGATGGATACGGCCGGAAAACCTGCATCTGACCGTTATTCCTCCCTGGCTGATCGAAAATCCGGAGAGTGTATGCACGGCTCTCGGCGACGCAGCGCACCACTTTTCGGCTGCCGATGTCGAGTTCACCACGGTGTCGACCGGTCCGGATGCGGCGAAACCCCGCCTCATATGGGCAACCGGAAAAACGACCCCGTTTTTCAGCATTCTGCGGGATGCACTGTATGCCCGTATACCACTTGAGCGTACCGATGAACGTTCTTTTCTTCTCCACCTGACGATTGCTCGTGTCATGCCCGATGAACAGGACGCCATTGCCCGTATGAAACTCCGGGTTCCGGTGGTCTGGAGTCCATGCCTCAGGACGATTTCGCTCTATGAATCCATCCTGAACCCAAACGGAGCCGAGTACAGGGTACTGTATGAAGTTCCCTTTGCAATGAACAAACAACAATGA
- a CDS encoding NAD(P)/FAD-dependent oxidoreductase: MKNFYTCLVVGAGPSGSSAAYTFAKNGMDVCVIDKAIFPRDKLCGGLLTRRTKQCFLDVFGTGWEDIHECWSNGALFFHKGQMINAIENYGELFFCNRRTFDHALLEKVMAKGADVVLGDRVEGVDTTLKMCRLRSGREIRYRYLIGADGVNSVVARAVTSKGFDRNRYAFAVQAETPDVICRQNDMILPEIYFGEVDWGYGWVFPKKNSYSVGIGALCQKNGDVAGKFREFYLARNSQPCSVTLKGHYIPFGNFSRNAVAKDIVIVGDAAGLVDPITGEGIAYAIESGQYAAQAVILASSNKNITLADEYEKYYSKITQEIDRANMLQYYLFSRCTQGLVMTALSRSRTMPYHYMDLLSGAIDYKDLFSIIQKKAGIFGMFFRNLKTQ, from the coding sequence ATGAAAAACTTTTATACATGTCTGGTTGTGGGTGCAGGGCCGTCCGGATCGTCTGCTGCATATACGTTTGCAAAAAACGGTATGGATGTCTGTGTTATCGATAAGGCGATTTTTCCAAGAGACAAACTGTGCGGAGGTTTGCTGACCAGAAGGACAAAACAATGTTTTTTGGATGTTTTCGGCACAGGTTGGGAGGATATCCATGAGTGCTGGTCGAATGGGGCTCTCTTTTTTCATAAGGGACAGATGATCAATGCGATTGAAAATTACGGGGAGTTGTTTTTTTGCAATCGCCGCACATTCGACCATGCGCTGCTGGAAAAGGTGATGGCAAAGGGTGCAGATGTTGTTCTTGGTGACAGGGTCGAAGGTGTCGATACAACTTTAAAAATGTGTCGGCTGCGTTCGGGAAGAGAGATTCGCTATCGTTACCTGATCGGCGCTGATGGCGTAAACAGCGTTGTGGCCAGGGCCGTCACATCAAAAGGTTTTGACAGAAACCGGTACGCTTTTGCTGTTCAGGCAGAAACACCTGATGTGATTTGCAGGCAAAATGATATGATATTGCCGGAGATCTATTTCGGTGAAGTCGATTGGGGGTATGGATGGGTATTTCCCAAAAAAAACAGTTATTCAGTCGGTATTGGGGCTCTCTGCCAAAAAAACGGAGATGTTGCAGGAAAATTCAGGGAGTTCTATTTGGCCAGAAACAGCCAGCCATGTTCAGTCACATTGAAAGGGCATTATATTCCGTTCGGCAATTTCTCCCGGAACGCCGTGGCGAAAGATATTGTCATCGTTGGAGATGCTGCGGGATTAGTTGATCCGATAACAGGAGAGGGGATTGCTTATGCCATTGAGAGCGGTCAATACGCGGCGCAGGCTGTCATTTTGGCATCGTCGAATAAAAACATCACTCTTGCCGATGAATATGAAAAATATTATTCGAAAATAACTCAGGAAATTGATCGCGCCAATATGTTACAATATTATCTGTTTTCCAGATGCACGCAAGGTCTTGTTATGACCGCTCTGTCGAGATCAAGAACAATGCCGTATCATTATATGGATTTGTTGTCGGGTGCTATCGATTACAAAGATCTGTTTTCGATCATACAGAAAAAAGCGGGAATTTTCGGTATGTTCTTCCGTAACCTGAAAACTCAGTGA